Proteins encoded together in one Myxocyprinus asiaticus isolate MX2 ecotype Aquarium Trade chromosome 21, UBuf_Myxa_2, whole genome shotgun sequence window:
- the LOC127411901 gene encoding probable ATP-dependent RNA helicase DDX43, giving the protein MSDWEDEYDSDGLAISKPLTLQAVPVVNSWRPLSFRGAHGHETTSFGAKWGSEAPRAKVDVDGGQWRKWRDRDSELKAFDGAADRDDRYSRSRVGPHRGRGDGERSGSAAPTSLRVENSLVGRIIGRGGAKIRELEQSSGASIKINRGANEAEVLIFGSCDVQLKAKDKIEELVHGNSFRGPGQRNGNSNAGFQSDSCWPDSAVRAAAAPVSAAAPIDWTALRENRDKYEAMKWQDLPDLKKDFYIEAESVAARSAEEIQAWRKENNNIFVDDLREREKRTIPNPVCTFKEAFVHYPGIMENIVRVGFQKPTPIQSQAWPIILKGIDLIGIAQTGTGKTLAYLLPGFIHMEEQPVPRDKREGPGMLVLTPTRELALQIEAECSKYSYKGFKSVCIYGGADRWAQIKVVTSGVDIVIATPGRLNDLQMNELINLRSITYLVLDEADRMLDMGFEPQIMKIILDIRPDRQTIMTSATWPTGVRRLAKSYLKDPMMVYVGTLDLAAVNTVQQTVLFVQEEEKKAYVFDFIHRMEPLDKVLIFVGKKMKADDLSSDLCLQGVAVQSLHGDREQCDREEALQDFKDGRVRILVATDLASRGLDVHDITHVFNYDFPRNIEEYVHRVGRTGRAGRSGASVTLVTREDWKIASELITILERSGQDVPEELVMMAERYEKHQREKEMFAPRGGGRRGGFGGGSDRRF; this is encoded by the exons ATGTCGGACTGGGAGGATGAGTACGATTCGGATGGTTTGGCAATTTCAAAGCCGTTGACCCTTCAGGCTGTGCCGGTGGTAAACTCATGGAGGCCTCTGTCTTTTCGAGGCGCACATGGCCATGAAACCACGAGTTTCGGCGCAAAGTGGGGCAGTGAAGCTCCACGTGCTAAAGTGGACGTTGATGGTGGTCAGTGGAGAAAATGGAGGGACCGAGACTCCGAATTAAAAGCATTTGACGGTGCAGCCGATAGAGATGACCGTTACAGTCGCTCCCGGGTTGGACCTCATAGAGGTCGCGGTGATGGAGAGAGATCAGGTTCAGCAGCGCCGACATCACTGCGTGTGGAAAACTCTCTGGTCGGGAGGATAATAG GTCGAGGCGGGGCGAAAATTCGGGAACTTGAACAGAGCAGTGGAGCATCGATAAAG ATAAACCGAGGTGCTAATGAAGCAGAGGTGCTTATCTTTGGAAGCTGTGATGTTCAACTCAAAGCCAAAGACAAGATTGAAGAGCTGGTGCATGGGAACTCGTTCAGAGGTCCTGGACAACGCAATG GAAATAGCAATGCAGGGTTTCAGAGTGATTCATGCTGGCCAGATTCTGCTGTACGGGCTGCGGCTGCACCTGTCTCTGCGGCTGCACCAATTGACTGGACTGCACTTAGAGAAAACCGTGATAAATATGAAGCTATGAAATGGCAAG ATCTTCCTGATCTGAAGAAGGATTTCTATATTGAAGCAGAATCAGTGGCTGCTCGCAGTGCAGAAGAAATTCAAGCCTGGAG aaaagaaaataacAACATCTTTGTGGATGAtttgagagagagggaaaaaagaaCCATTCCCAATCCAGTTTGCACTTTTAAGGAGGCTTTTGTACACTATCCTGGAATAATGGAAAACATCGTCAGAGTGGGATTTCAAAAGCCAACTCCCATTCAG TCACAAGCCTGGCCAATAATTCTGAAAGGAATAGACCTGATTGGCATAGCACAGACAGGAACAGGCAAAACTCTGGCGTATCTGCTTCCTGGCTTTATTCATATGGAAGAGCAACCTGT GCCTAGAGACAAGCGAGAAGGCCCCGGCATGTTGGTTTTAACTCCGACACGAGAGCTTGCCCTTCAGATTGAAGCCGAGTGCAGCAAATACAGCTACAAAGGGTTTAAAAG TGTCTGTATCtatggtggagctgacagatggGCTCAGATTAAGGTAGTGACCAGTGGTGTAGACATAGTCATTGCTACACCAGGACGATTAAACGATCTGCAGATGAATGAGCTCATTAACTTGCGCTCCATCACCTATCTG GTGTTGGATGAGGCTGACAGAATGTTGGATATGGGCTTTGAACCTCAAATCATGAAAATTATTCTGGATATTCGGCCTGACAGACAAACCATTATGACCAG TGCCACCTGGCCAACAGGTGTCAGGCGGTTGGCCAAATCCTACCTGAAAGACCCCATGATGGTTTACGTGGGCACCTTAGATCTAGCG GCGGTAAACACCGTTCAGCAGACGGTACTGTTTGTGCAAGAGGAAGAAAAGAAAGCCTATGTGTTCGATTTCATCCACCGAATGGAGCCTTTGGACAAAGTGCTGATATTCGTTGGAAAAAAAATGAA AGCTGATGACCTCTCCAGTGACCTGTGTCTACAGGGAGTAGCGGTACAATCTTTGCATGGAGACAGAGAGCAGTGTGACAGAGAAGAAGCATTGCAGGACTTTAAAGATG GTCGTGTGCGTATTCTGGTGGCGACTGACCTGGCCTCCCGGGGGCTAGATGTTCATGACATCACGCATGTCTTCAACTATGACTTTCCTCGGAACATAGAGGAGTATGTGCACCGCGTTGGGAGAACAGGGCGAGCAGG GAGGTCCGGTGCTTCTGTAACCCTGGTAACAAGAGAAGACTGGAAAATAGCTTCCGAGTTGATCACTATCCTGGAGAGATCTGGTCAG gatgtaCCAGAGGAGCTGGTAATGATGGCTGAGCGTTATGAAAAACATCAGAGGGAGAAAGAAATGTTTGCGCCCAGAGGAGGAGGACGGAGAGGTGGTTTTGGAGGAGGCTCAGACCGGCGCTTCTGA
- the LOC127412118 gene encoding cyclic GMP-AMP synthase-like, with protein sequence MSSRRPSSVRAQIPDQPRANARAKGKGVSKQQRHKSDREPPACDDVSVTKRQSKKQRDLTSRDREHKSPESKSEEKRSLISRRTHKSPHSNVDRIRDAQTSKNGTMERASTQRKSKKQIDPQNCESEDIPQKTTKSRCDKKPAPKRASSIQQSKKQRDLSSQNKHGSPEDSKSKSEGKYVPKSTRTHKSVPNKAQSTGEEQNPQNSTDVGPSAVCAGKPDGKKKSAPNPSESNTDAGQSRAAESSIKRMRSADDNLGKVLHAAIEKLKIKTAMRSKASSCVNDITDKVIAHLKKNKPWCEDIERLRTGSYYENVKICEPDEFDVMLTIPVKRVDIQNFSDNGAFYSVALKRDPNKHPLYKFLNEDKTIRASEMLSEFRDGVKKAVKPLMYNIEVERKKARCPAVTLQVTENKKTISIDFVLGLKVHSSSWPHFTKNGFRVEDWLGTKEKADLKRQPFYLVPKYEGKGNAEHDGVVAKDAWRISFSHVEKDILKRHGHSKTCCEARGRKCCRKECLKLLKYLLGQFKEKHPKEMSNFCSYHAKTTLLHACAKRVEDSFWAYSQLSDCFQQLLEDFVECLRKRDLPNFFIPSHNLINPAQLNKSCCEFLVQQIEIQRNNNFPIFC encoded by the exons ATGAGCAGCAGAAGACCCAGCAGCGTTCGCGCTCAAATCCCTGACCAGCCCAGAGCCAACGCTCGAGCCAAAGGAAAGGGGGTGAGTAAACAGCAGAGACATAAGAGTGACAGAGAACCTCCGGCGTGCGATGATGTCTCCGTAACAAAACGGCAGAGTAAAAAGCAGAGAGATCTAACCAGCCGTGACAGAGAACACAAATCTCCGGAGAGCAAGTCTGAAGAAAAACGCAGTTTGATATCAAGAAGAACGCATAAATCTCCACACAGTAACGTGGACAGGATTCGCGATGCGCAAACATCCAAGAATGGCACAATGGAAAGAGCAAGCACACAACGAAAGAGTAAAAAGCAGATTGATCCTCAAAACTGTGAAAGTGAAGACATACCTCAGAAGACCACCAAGAGCAGGTGCGATAAAAAACCCGCGCCAAAACGGGCGAGCAGTATCCAACAGAGTAAAAAACAGAGAGATCTTTCCAGTCAAAACAAACACGGATCTCCGGAGGATTCCAAGAGCAAGTCCGAAGGAAAATACGTACCAAAATCCACAAGAACACACAAATCTGTTCCTAATAAGGCACAAAGTACTGGCGAGGAGCAAAACCCCCAGAATAGCACAGACGTCGGCCCTTCAGCGGTTTGCGCGGGAAAACCTGACGGCAAAAAGAAAAGCGCGCCAAATCCCAGCGAGAGTAACACTGACGCGGGACAATCACGTGCAGCAGAAAGCTCTATAAAGAGAATGCGAAGCGCTGATGACAACCTAGGAAAAGTTCTCCATGCCGCTATTGAAAAATTAAAGATCAAAACAGCCATGCGGTCCAAAGCCTCCAGCTGTGTTAATGATATCACGGATAAAGTTATTgcacatcttaaaaaaaataagcccTGGTGTGAAGATATCGAAAGATTAAGAACAGGAAGTTATTATGAAAACGTTAAA ATCTGCGAACCTGACGAATTTGATGTGATGCTGACTATTCCTGTGAAGAGGGTGGATATACAGAACTTCAGTGATAATGGAGCATTTTACAGTGTTGCACTGAAACGAGATCCAAATAAACACCCGCTGTACAAATTTCTAAATGAAGACAAGACAATACGGGCCAGTGAAATGCTGAGTGAATTTAGAGATGGCGTTAAGAAGGCTGTGAAGCCACTTATGT ACAACATTGAGGTAGAGCGCAAGAAGGCAAGATGCCCCGCAGTGACACTGCaagtaacagaaaataaaaagacaatttCCATCGACTTTGTTCTTGGGCTTAAGGTCCACAGTTCAAGCTGGCCACACTTTACAAAAAATGGTTTCAGAGTAGAAGACTGGCTTGGTACCAAGGAGAAAGCTGATCTGAAGCGTCAACCATTCTACCTGGTGCCTAAATACGAGGGGAAAGGAAATGCAGAGCATGATGGAGTTGTGGCAAAGG ATGCCTGGCGAATCTCTTTTTCACATGTTGAGAAAGACATCCTAAAAAGGCACGGCCACTCCAAGACATGCTGTGAGGCCAGAGGCCGGAAATGTTGCAG GAAGGAGTGTCTAAAGCTTCTAAAGTATCTTCTTGGACAATTCAAAGAGAAGCACCCAAAAGAGATGTCCAACTTCTGCTCCTACCATGCAAAGACCACCCTTCTCCATGCTTGTGCTAAAAGGGTAGAGGACAGTTTTTGGGCTTATAGTCAGCTGTCTGACTGCTTCCAGCAGCTTTTGGAAGACTTCGTCGAATGCCTTAGAAAACGTGATCTCCCGAACTTTTTCATCCCATCCCATAACCTAATAAATCCAGCCCAACTGAATAAGAGCTGCTGCGAATTTCTTGTACAGCAAATTGAAATTCAACGCAACAACAACTTCCCTATATTCTGTTAA
- the LOC127412064 gene encoding elongation factor 1-alpha 1: MGKEKLHINIVVIGHVDSGKSTTTGHLIYKCGGIDKRTIEKFEKEAAEMGKGSFKYAWVLDKLKAERERGITIDISLWKFETSKYYVTIIDAPGHRDFIKNMITGTSQADCAVLIVAAGVGEFEAGISKNGQTREHALLAYTLGVKQLIVGVNKMDSTEPSYSQKRYEEIVKEVSTYIKKIGYNPDTVAFVPISGWNGDNMLEASPNMAWFKGWKITRKEGNASGTTLLEALDAIQPPTRPTDKPLRLPLQDVYKIGGIGTVPVGRIETGILKPGMVVTFAPVNVTTEIKSVEMHHEALSEALPGDNVGFNVKNVSVKDIRRGNVAGDSKNDPPQEAANFTAQVIILNHPGQISAGYAPVLDCHTAHIACKFAELKEKIDRRSGKKLEDNPKSLKSGDAAIVEMIPGKPMCVESFSEYPPLGRFAVRDMRQTVAVGVIKGVEKKTPTSGKITKSAQKAQKAK, translated from the exons ATGGGCAAGGAGAAGCTCCATATCAACATTGTGGTCATCGGTCATGTGGATTCTGGTAAGTCCACTACGACTGGCCACCTCATCTACAAGTGTGGCGGTATTGACAAGCGAACCATTGAGAAGTTTGAGAAAGAGGCTGCAGAG ATGGGAAAGGGCTCCTTTAAGTATGCCTGGGTGCTGGACAAGCTAAaggcagagcgagagagaggaatAACTATTGACATCTCGCTGTGGAAGTTCGAGACCAGCAAGTACTACGTCACCATCATTGATGCTCCGGGACACAGGGATTTCATCAAAAATATGATTACTGGGACCTCCCAG GCCGACTGTGCCGTGCTGATTGTGGCAGCAGGTGTTGGTGAGTTTGAGGCTGGTATCTCCAAGAACGGTCAGACAAGAGAGCATGCTCTTCTAGCCTACACACTGGGTGTAAAGCAGCTGATTGTGGGTGTCAACAAGATGGATTCCACTGAACCCAGTTACAGCCAGAAGCGTTATGAAGAAATTGTGAAGGAAGTCAGCACCTACATCAAGAAGATCGGCTATAATCCTGATACAGTGGCATTCGTGCCCATCTCTGGCTGGAATGGAGATAACATGCTTGAGGCTAGTCCCAAT ATGGCTTGGTTCAAGGGTTGGAAGATTACCCGGAAAGAGGGTAATGCATCTGGGACCACACTTTTGGAGGCTCTGGACGCTATTCAGCCTCCAACACGTCCCACTGACAAACCCCTCCGTCTGCCCCTTCAGGACGTCTACAAGATTGGAG GTATTGGAACTGTCCCTGTGGGCCGTATCGAGACTGGCATTTTGAAGCCAGGTATGGTGGTGACCTTTGCCCCCGTCAACGTGACAACTGAGATCAAGTCTGTGGAGATGCATCACGAGGCTCTCTCAGAGGCCTTGCCTGGCGACAACGTTGGCTTCAATGTTAAGAACGTTTCTGTCAAGGACATCCGTCGTGGAAATGTTGCTGGAGACAGCAAAAACGACCCACCGCAGGAGGCAGCCAACTTCACTGCTCAA GTCATCATCTTGAACCATCCAGGGCAGATCAGTGCTGGCTATGCTCCCGTGCTGGATTGCCACACTGCGCACATCGCCTGCAAGTTTGCAGAGCTGAAGGAAAAGATTGACCGTCGCTCTGGAAAGAAGCTTGAGGACAACCCCAAAAGCCTCAAATCAGGAGACGCGGCCATTGTCGAAATGATTCCTGGGAAGCCCATGTGCGTGGAGAGCTTTTCAGAGTATCCTCCTCTGG GTCGTTTTGCTGTGCGTGACATGCGTCAGACGGTTGCAGTGGGTGTGATTAAGGGAGTGGAGAAGAAGACCCCAACGAGTGGAAAAATCACCAAGTCTGCTCAGAAAGCCCAGAAGGCCAAATGA